One genomic region from Haloarcula taiwanensis encodes:
- a CDS encoding deoxyhypusine synthase (transforms a conserved lysine residue of initiation factor 5A into deoxyhypusine), producing the protein MSDHTDDRETFHHDPIGHAEARAGMTVGELADSYGEAGIGASDIHEAVDIYSEMLNDDVTTFFGLAGAMVPTGMRAIVSELIRDGHIDVLVTTGANCTHDTIEAIGGKHHHGEVTPEGRTEREHDETLRDEGVDRIYNVYLPQEHFALFENHLRDEVFSTLEDEGAVSIQHMTEELGRANAAVNEREDVPEDAGVLAAAYENDVPVYCPAFQDSVLGLQAWMYSQTSEFTVDALADMTQITDIAYEADSAGAMVVGGGVPKNYVLQTMLVSPDAYDYAVQLTMDPSNTGGLSGATLDEARSWGKLEKDARNVSVYADATITLPLVVAAARERHSTDA; encoded by the coding sequence ATGAGCGACCACACCGACGATCGAGAGACGTTCCATCACGACCCCATCGGGCACGCAGAGGCCCGGGCCGGAATGACCGTCGGCGAACTGGCTGACAGCTACGGCGAAGCCGGCATCGGCGCGAGCGACATCCACGAGGCCGTCGACATCTACAGCGAGATGCTCAACGATGATGTGACGACCTTTTTCGGACTGGCCGGCGCGATGGTCCCCACCGGAATGCGGGCCATCGTCAGCGAACTCATCCGCGACGGGCACATCGACGTGCTGGTCACGACGGGCGCAAACTGCACCCACGACACCATCGAGGCCATCGGCGGCAAGCACCATCACGGCGAGGTCACGCCTGAGGGCCGAACTGAGCGCGAACACGACGAGACGCTCCGGGACGAAGGTGTCGACCGCATCTACAACGTCTACCTCCCACAGGAGCATTTCGCCCTGTTCGAGAATCACCTCCGGGACGAGGTGTTCTCGACGCTGGAAGACGAAGGTGCGGTTTCGATCCAGCACATGACCGAGGAGCTCGGCCGGGCAAACGCCGCGGTCAACGAGCGCGAGGACGTGCCCGAGGACGCTGGCGTGCTGGCGGCGGCCTACGAGAACGACGTGCCGGTGTACTGTCCGGCGTTTCAGGACTCAGTGCTGGGCCTGCAAGCGTGGATGTACTCCCAGACCAGCGAGTTCACGGTCGACGCACTCGCGGACATGACACAGATTACGGATATCGCGTACGAGGCTGACAGTGCCGGCGCGATGGTCGTCGGCGGCGGTGTCCCGAAGAACTACGTCCTCCAGACGATGCTCGTCTCGCCCGACGCTTACGACTACGCCGTCCAGCTGACGATGGACCCCTCGAACACCGGCGGTCTCTCCGGTGCCACGCTCGATGAGGCCCGCTCGTGGGGGAAACTTGAAAAGGACGCCCGGAATGTCTCGGTGTATGCTGACGCGACGATTACACTTCCACTGGTCGTGGCCGCGGCCCGTGAGCGCCACAGTACGGACGCGTGA
- a CDS encoding glycerophosphodiester phosphodiesterase, which translates to MSQYIGRRTFVGGTAATLASAGLVGSATSQESDGTETATSDADDSEHEAMTDEPTLIAHRGFAGVYPENTKLAVEAASFGGPGTQTAHRRADMIEVDVVPTADGTLVTFHDNGLAERDGGERGLTDTEGLVFETDTDTVTSATVLGTGETVPTLETVMDSIPPSVAVNLEFKNPGSSDLRFAESLPDQTLSTQKELWRPYTERALDLASEYDNDILVSSFYEAAVATVRDYDDSVPVAFLFWDSIEEGLEVTRRYDCDAMNVPRNMVQGTPSFNDDSYIESDLGDIDLVDIAADEDRDLNVWTVSTWYQARELVRAGVDGLISDYPSVLSVQD; encoded by the coding sequence ATGTCACAGTACATCGGTCGGCGGACGTTTGTCGGCGGGACAGCAGCGACACTGGCAAGCGCGGGGCTCGTGGGGAGCGCAACGTCTCAGGAATCGGATGGTACTGAAACAGCCACCAGTGACGCGGACGACAGCGAGCACGAAGCGATGACTGACGAGCCGACTCTCATCGCCCACCGCGGGTTTGCCGGTGTTTACCCGGAGAACACGAAACTGGCGGTCGAGGCGGCCTCGTTCGGCGGGCCGGGAACGCAGACGGCCCACCGGCGCGCCGACATGATTGAGGTTGATGTCGTGCCGACGGCCGACGGCACGCTGGTCACCTTCCACGACAACGGGCTTGCCGAACGCGACGGCGGCGAACGCGGTCTGACAGACACTGAGGGACTCGTCTTCGAGACCGACACCGATACCGTGACCAGCGCGACCGTTCTCGGCACTGGGGAGACGGTTCCGACGCTCGAAACCGTCATGGACTCGATTCCGCCGAGTGTTGCCGTCAATCTGGAGTTCAAGAACCCCGGCAGCAGTGACCTCCGCTTTGCCGAGTCGTTGCCGGACCAGACGCTGTCGACACAGAAAGAGCTGTGGCGACCCTACACCGAGCGCGCGCTTGACCTCGCCAGCGAGTACGACAACGATATCCTCGTCTCGTCGTTTTACGAGGCCGCAGTTGCGACTGTCCGCGACTACGATGACTCGGTCCCCGTCGCCTTCCTGTTCTGGGATAGCATCGAGGAGGGGCTTGAGGTCACCCGCCGCTACGACTGCGACGCGATGAACGTCCCCCGGAACATGGTTCAGGGCACGCCTTCCTTCAACGACGACAGCTACATCGAATCCGACTTAGGCGACATCGACCTCGTCGACATCGCTGCCGACGAAGACCGGGACCTGAACGTCTGGACAGTTAGTACGTGGTATCAGGCCCGGGAGCTGGTGCGGGCCGGCGTGGACGGGCTCATCTCTGACTACCCCAGCGTGCTCTCGGTTCAGGACT
- a CDS encoding Nif3-like dinuclear metal center hexameric protein: MNAGNIATRLDDRLDTEAYADIDASPNGLQVGPASQPVEHVAFAVDAAVETIDRAADAGADLLVTHHGIVWGGMERVTDTNYRRVAPLVDNDLALYVAHLPLDGHQSLGNAAGVADLLDLDNRAPFGSMGGEHIGQRGSLQEPQTISELAETLEGNVDTGGQSVQVLDFGPSTVEDVAIVTGSGVDWLQEAVETDADVLITGEGKQKAFHEAREQGIHVILAGHYATETFGVQSLQTVAEDWGLETTYIDCPTGL; this comes from the coding sequence ATGAACGCAGGCAACATCGCGACGCGTCTCGACGACCGACTCGACACCGAGGCTTACGCCGACATCGACGCCAGTCCGAACGGCCTGCAGGTCGGGCCGGCGAGCCAGCCGGTCGAGCACGTCGCCTTCGCAGTCGATGCGGCCGTCGAGACCATCGACCGCGCCGCCGACGCGGGTGCTGACCTGCTCGTGACCCACCACGGCATCGTCTGGGGCGGGATGGAGCGCGTGACGGACACCAACTACCGCCGGGTCGCACCGCTGGTCGACAACGACCTCGCGCTGTACGTCGCGCATCTCCCGCTGGACGGCCATCAGTCGCTCGGCAACGCCGCCGGCGTCGCGGACCTGCTGGACCTCGACAACCGCGCGCCGTTCGGGTCGATGGGCGGCGAGCACATCGGCCAGCGTGGCTCCCTGCAAGAACCACAGACGATCTCCGAACTCGCCGAAACCCTCGAAGGAAATGTCGATACCGGCGGGCAATCAGTGCAGGTACTGGACTTCGGGCCGTCGACTGTCGAGGATGTCGCCATCGTCACCGGCAGCGGCGTCGACTGGCTGCAGGAGGCAGTCGAGACGGACGCTGACGTGCTCATCACTGGCGAGGGGAAACAGAAGGCCTTCCACGAGGCGCGCGAGCAGGGAATCCACGTCATTCTCGCCGGCCATTACGCGACGGAGACGTTCGGCGTCCAGTCGCTCCAGACTGTCGCCGAGGACTGGGGGCTTGAGACAACCTATATCGACTGCCCGACTGGCCTCTGA
- a CDS encoding HAD family hydrolase — translation MALSFDLFGTLVTADRPSEPWDAVSAALSARSVRVPDDWEAAYRSAHREYDRGREAPLDEHVRLALASRGIEVTEETATAAVLDAFDSPVTVRDGAIEAMAAAAQRGPVAVCSNCSVPGLVERTLARADIEPRSGHSFDAVVTSVGCGWRKPHQRIFEATADALGVTLAALVHVGDDARTDGGADRAGAESVLLDEHPLPAIAEQLREGELC, via the coding sequence GTGGCACTCTCGTTCGACCTGTTCGGGACACTCGTTACGGCAGACCGGCCGTCGGAGCCGTGGGACGCCGTCTCCGCGGCGCTCTCCGCCCGGTCGGTTCGGGTGCCGGACGACTGGGAGGCGGCCTACCGCTCGGCCCACCGCGAGTACGACCGCGGCCGGGAAGCGCCGCTTGACGAGCACGTTCGGCTGGCGCTTGCCAGCCGCGGAATCGAGGTCACCGAGGAGACGGCGACGGCGGCCGTCCTCGACGCGTTCGACAGCCCGGTGACGGTCCGCGACGGGGCCATCGAGGCGATGGCCGCCGCCGCCCAGCGCGGGCCGGTCGCCGTCTGCTCGAACTGCAGCGTCCCGGGGCTGGTCGAGCGAACGCTCGCGCGGGCAGACATCGAACCGCGGAGCGGGCACTCGTTCGATGCTGTCGTCACCAGCGTCGGCTGTGGGTGGCGGAAACCGCATCAGCGAATCTTCGAGGCGACGGCCGACGCGCTCGGCGTGACGCTCGCGGCCCTCGTCCACGTCGGCGACGACGCCCGGACGGACGGCGGCGCGGACCGTGCGGGCGCGGAGTCGGTGCTGCTGGACGAACATCC
- a CDS encoding 2-hydroxy-6-ketonona-2,4-dienedioic acid hydrolase, which yields MSGGTTVPEGRALSPDDWPHPAERRYADAQARLADHYDLGVESRITETEAAGRVHYLVDGDPDGDSVLLLHGVGTPAATWLPLFPSLTDEYRVYAPDRPGLGLSAAPSYRNRNLRSFLVAYLLELLDALAIDRPHVVGNSHGGLQAFLLAIDHDRVDRLQLVGAPGGVSRAFPLLFRLLTVRGLNRVLLWLLTRGDPVENARQSMKRVNVVDTAAIPGVFYELLAVGQDLPGRQESQRSLATVQGSYGHAHPLFDIRNEIVQIDRPTQFVWGTEDAFYAPDVGRPVAEKMANAAFHELPGHGHTPWLEPGSEVAELVRAFFDGQEYAK from the coding sequence ATGAGTGGTGGTACCACAGTTCCCGAGGGCCGTGCGCTGTCGCCAGACGACTGGCCTCATCCGGCCGAGCGACGCTACGCGGACGCCCAGGCCCGCCTCGCCGACCACTACGACCTCGGCGTCGAGTCCAGAATAACCGAGACGGAGGCGGCGGGTCGCGTTCACTATCTCGTCGACGGGGACCCGGACGGCGATTCCGTGCTGCTCCTTCACGGCGTCGGAACGCCGGCGGCGACGTGGCTGCCGCTGTTCCCTTCGCTCACTGACGAGTACCGCGTGTACGCTCCCGACCGACCCGGGCTCGGCCTTTCGGCCGCTCCGAGCTACCGGAACCGGAACCTCCGGTCGTTTCTTGTGGCGTACCTGCTGGAACTGCTCGATGCGCTCGCTATCGACCGACCACACGTAGTCGGCAACTCCCACGGCGGCCTCCAGGCGTTCCTGCTGGCTATCGACCACGACCGCGTGGACCGCCTGCAGTTGGTCGGCGCACCGGGCGGCGTCTCGCGGGCCTTTCCGCTCCTGTTTCGACTGCTGACGGTTCGCGGTCTCAACAGAGTCCTGCTGTGGCTGCTTACCCGCGGCGACCCGGTGGAAAACGCGAGGCAGTCGATGAAGCGAGTCAACGTCGTCGACACCGCAGCGATACCGGGCGTGTTCTACGAACTGCTTGCCGTCGGCCAAGACCTACCCGGGCGTCAGGAAAGCCAGCGGTCGCTGGCGACTGTACAGGGGTCGTACGGCCACGCCCACCCCCTCTTTGACATCCGGAACGAAATCGTGCAAATAGACCGTCCGACGCAGTTCGTCTGGGGAACGGAGGACGCCTTCTATGCGCCAGATGTCGGTCGCCCCGTCGCCGAAAAGATGGCAAACGCCGCGTTCCACGAACTTCCAGGACACGGCCATACGCCGTGGCTGGAGCCCGGTTCCGAAGTCGCAGAACTGGTTCGCGCGTTCTTCGATGGACAAGAGTATGCAAAATAG
- a CDS encoding branched-chain amino acid ABC transporter permease has product MATNYGPVEIAGVIAVIGVLTYACRLSFIALFGRLDEIPPAVERVLRFVPAAVLAALVLPSFVTLDASSFAADKFVAGALAAGVAWQTEDVFATMVTGMGVLWAIRFLL; this is encoded by the coding sequence ATGGCGACTAACTACGGCCCGGTTGAGATCGCTGGCGTAATCGCCGTCATCGGCGTACTGACGTACGCCTGTCGGCTCTCCTTTATCGCGCTGTTCGGTCGGCTCGACGAGATTCCGCCAGCCGTCGAGCGAGTGTTACGGTTCGTCCCCGCTGCCGTTCTCGCGGCACTTGTCCTCCCGTCGTTCGTGACCCTCGATGCCAGCAGTTTCGCCGCGGACAAGTTCGTCGCCGGCGCGCTCGCGGCCGGTGTCGCCTGGCAGACCGAGGACGTGTTCGCGACAATGGTGACCGGAATGGGCGTTCTCTGGGCCATCAGGTTCCTGCTGTAA
- a CDS encoding nucleoside deaminase, whose translation MERIEGTILTGRSFEPVHGSVVVEEGYITAVEETPARESDHDRIVLPAFVNAHTHVGDSVAKEAAVGLGLEEAVVPPDSLKHQQIAAADDETLIAAMHRTLRFMQRTGSAAFLDFREFGVDGARALRKAAEGLDIEPFIFGSDDSAVLDLADGFGASGANDDDFTAHRAAASERSVPFAIHAGEPDATDIHPALDLEPDLLVHMVHAETEHLERVADQSVPIAVCPRANRVLGVGRPPIETLLEYTDVALGTDNVMLNAPSMFREMEYTAKTFDLPSQTVLRMATTAGAEAVGLDCGVIEPGRRAALLVLDGDSDNLSAVADPVDAVVRRASPLDIDRVIC comes from the coding sequence ATGGAGCGAATCGAAGGCACCATCCTTACCGGGCGGTCGTTCGAACCGGTCCACGGCAGCGTTGTCGTCGAAGAAGGCTACATAACAGCCGTCGAGGAGACGCCGGCCCGCGAAAGCGACCACGACCGAATTGTCCTGCCAGCATTCGTAAACGCCCACACCCACGTTGGCGACTCCGTTGCGAAAGAGGCAGCTGTCGGTCTTGGACTGGAGGAGGCAGTAGTACCGCCCGACAGCCTGAAACACCAGCAGATCGCAGCGGCCGACGACGAGACGCTGATTGCCGCGATGCACCGCACCCTTCGGTTCATGCAGCGAACCGGCAGCGCGGCGTTTCTCGACTTCCGGGAGTTCGGCGTCGACGGGGCACGTGCGCTCCGCAAGGCCGCCGAGGGACTCGATATCGAGCCGTTCATCTTCGGGAGCGACGACTCCGCGGTGCTGGATTTGGCCGACGGATTCGGTGCCAGTGGCGCGAACGACGACGATTTCACCGCTCACCGGGCTGCTGCTTCGGAGCGGTCAGTCCCGTTCGCGATCCACGCCGGCGAACCGGACGCGACCGATATCCACCCGGCGCTAGACCTAGAGCCGGACCTGCTGGTCCACATGGTCCATGCCGAGACGGAGCACCTCGAACGTGTGGCCGACCAGAGCGTCCCCATCGCGGTCTGTCCCCGTGCGAACCGCGTCCTCGGAGTCGGCCGACCCCCGATTGAGACGCTGCTTGAGTACACAGACGTTGCGCTCGGGACGGATAATGTGATGCTGAATGCCCCATCCATGTTCCGTGAGATGGAGTACACCGCGAAGACGTTCGACCTCCCCTCGCAGACGGTGCTCCGGATGGCGACGACCGCCGGAGCCGAAGCAGTCGGCCTCGACTGCGGTGTCATCGAACCCGGCCGCCGGGCCGCGCTACTGGTCCTCGATGGCGACTCGGACAATCTCTCGGCCGTCGCCGACCCAGTCGACGCAGTTGTCCGGCGGGCGTCTCCGCTAGATATCGACCGAGTTATCTGCTGA
- a CDS encoding agmatinase, giving the protein MLPGAGADREAADYALVGAPLDASTSFRPGARFGPRRVRQFCQGFDDYDHHTDQHFTDCSVYDHGDIGPTADIAEYLTFLQGTLSDFDSEGDVPLVIGGEHTVSVAGVRALDPDVFVCLDAHLDLRESYAGDEHSHATVTRHALSVADEAIVLGARTGSEAEWERANEDDVTVVPPEDVANWSPAFDDERVYLSVDIDAADPGFAPGTGTPEPFGLEPREMHDVVRAVAPQAVGFDVVEVNDRDDGQTATLAAKLLRAFVFAHADQR; this is encoded by the coding sequence ATGCTACCCGGTGCGGGGGCCGACCGCGAGGCGGCCGACTACGCGCTCGTGGGTGCGCCGCTCGACGCCTCGACCTCGTTTCGCCCCGGGGCGCGCTTCGGCCCGCGCCGCGTCCGCCAGTTCTGCCAGGGGTTCGACGATTACGACCACCACACCGACCAACACTTCACTGACTGTTCCGTCTACGACCACGGCGACATCGGTCCCACGGCCGACATCGCCGAGTACCTCACCTTCCTCCAGGGAACCCTCTCGGATTTCGACAGCGAGGGGGACGTCCCGCTCGTCATCGGCGGCGAACACACCGTCTCAGTCGCCGGTGTGCGTGCGCTCGATCCGGACGTGTTCGTCTGTCTGGATGCGCATCTGGACCTGCGCGAGTCCTACGCCGGTGACGAGCACTCCCACGCGACGGTGACCCGCCACGCGCTCTCGGTGGCCGACGAGGCAATTGTGCTGGGCGCACGAACTGGCTCGGAAGCCGAATGGGAGCGCGCGAACGAAGACGATGTGACCGTGGTGCCGCCGGAAGACGTGGCCAACTGGTCGCCTGCATTCGACGACGAGCGGGTGTATCTCTCCGTCGACATCGACGCCGCCGACCCCGGGTTCGCACCCGGAACCGGGACGCCGGAGCCGTTCGGCCTCGAACCACGCGAGATGCACGACGTGGTCCGGGCCGTCGCACCGCAGGCCGTCGGCTTCGACGTGGTTGAGGTCAACGACCGCGACGACGGCCAGACAGCGACGCTGGCCGCGAAACTCCTTCGGGCGTTCGTGTTTGCTCACGCGGACCAGCGCTAA
- a CDS encoding translation initiation factor IF-5A, translating to MAREQTEVRELDEGSYVMIEDTPCKINSYSTAKPGKHGSAKARIDAKGVFDGKKRSLSQPVDAKVWVPIVNRKQGQVVSTDGNDAQVMDLDTYDTFTMRVPEDIDLQPDDEIEYLQYEEQRKITRS from the coding sequence ATGGCAAGAGAGCAGACCGAAGTTCGAGAGCTCGACGAAGGAAGCTACGTAATGATCGAGGACACGCCGTGTAAGATCAACTCCTACAGCACGGCCAAGCCGGGCAAGCACGGCAGCGCAAAGGCCCGAATCGACGCCAAGGGCGTCTTCGACGGCAAGAAGCGCTCGCTGTCTCAGCCCGTCGACGCGAAGGTCTGGGTCCCAATTGTCAACCGGAAGCAGGGCCAGGTCGTCTCGACTGACGGCAACGACGCGCAGGTAATGGACCTCGACACCTACGACACGTTCACGATGCGCGTCCCCGAAGACATCGACCTCCAGCCTGACGACGAAATCGAGTACCTCCAGTACGAAGAGCAGCGCAAGATCACACGCTCGTAA
- a CDS encoding branched-chain amino acid ABC transporter permease — protein sequence MDTAAFRRGVRDVAPLLLGIIPFGLVAGIATVNAGLGLPAAVGLSVVVFAGASQLAALELLGQNAPLTVVVATAVVINLRLLMYSASIAPYFRDFTSRWKAVLAYVLTDQAYALSVASYRSDRETDRKWYYLGVAVTLWAVWQVTTIAGALLGTGVPDAWGLEFAIPLVFLAILVPAIEDAATGIAAVVGGVVAVVGAGLPLNLGLLVASGVGITAGVLTESVTGGTDGD from the coding sequence ATGGATACTGCTGCGTTCAGGCGCGGTGTTCGGGATGTTGCGCCGCTTCTACTGGGTATTATTCCGTTTGGTCTCGTTGCCGGCATCGCGACGGTCAACGCCGGACTCGGACTGCCAGCCGCAGTCGGGCTGTCGGTGGTCGTCTTTGCCGGCGCATCACAGCTCGCGGCGCTTGAACTGCTGGGACAGAACGCGCCGCTGACGGTTGTTGTCGCGACGGCCGTCGTTATCAACCTCCGATTGCTGATGTACTCGGCATCCATCGCGCCGTACTTTCGCGATTTCACCAGCCGGTGGAAAGCGGTGCTCGCCTACGTGCTGACCGACCAGGCGTACGCGCTGTCGGTTGCCAGCTACCGGTCCGACAGGGAGACGGACCGGAAGTGGTACTACCTCGGCGTCGCCGTGACGCTCTGGGCCGTATGGCAAGTCACGACCATTGCGGGGGCGCTGCTCGGCACTGGCGTCCCCGACGCCTGGGGCCTCGAATTCGCCATCCCGCTTGTCTTCCTTGCGATACTGGTTCCGGCAATCGAAGACGCGGCGACCGGCATCGCCGCTGTCGTCGGTGGCGTCGTCGCCGTCGTAGGCGCTGGGCTCCCACTCAATCTCGGACTGCTCGTCGCGTCCGGCGTTGGTATCACTGCTGGCGTACTCACAGAATCCGTCACGGGAGGAACCGATGGCGACTAA
- a CDS encoding transcription elongation protein SprT, whose product MAETVSYEGIKSDSDLIAWSRGYCQRVRSEYGVSVRFDLVDWEVSHRAKRRAAAVKRPKLDDAVVGERYDWSSIDGSDGRPLRCTVSLTRDAFSTFDRDTWEMTLRHELIHVEQYQRDGTTDHGRAFRERADRLAADVHCPVFTDPKYVLSCGACGGLVARRYQDCKLVEQRQQYRSDCCGASLKLG is encoded by the coding sequence ATGGCCGAGACTGTTTCGTACGAAGGTATCAAATCCGATTCGGACCTTATCGCCTGGTCACGGGGGTACTGTCAGCGAGTCCGCAGTGAGTATGGTGTTTCCGTTCGGTTCGACCTCGTTGACTGGGAGGTGTCACACCGGGCCAAGCGCCGAGCCGCTGCGGTCAAGCGGCCAAAGCTAGACGACGCCGTCGTTGGCGAGCGATACGACTGGAGCAGTATCGACGGGAGCGACGGCCGCCCGCTCCGGTGTACGGTGTCGCTGACCCGGGACGCGTTCTCGACCTTTGACAGGGACACCTGGGAGATGACGCTGCGCCACGAACTCATCCACGTCGAGCAGTACCAGCGCGACGGGACGACTGACCACGGCCGAGCCTTTCGAGAGCGCGCTGACCGGCTTGCTGCTGATGTCCACTGTCCAGTCTTCACCGACCCGAAGTACGTCCTCTCCTGCGGGGCGTGTGGCGGCCTCGTCGCCCGCCGCTATCAAGACTGCAAGCTTGTCGAGCAACGCCAGCAGTACCGCTCTGACTGCTGTGGTGCCTCGCTGAAATTGGGCTGA